TTCTCGTCGAGGTGGTCGCCGGCACAGTGCGGGGGTAGCCGGCGACCACCCTGAGCGGGATCACGGTGGTCATCAGTCCGACATGCCGGCGATTTCGCACTCGTGCAGTTCTGTGATGCACGGTGCGCTCCGCCTCTGACAGGCCCTCTCGACGTCTCCGCCACCCTGACAGCCGTGCACGCGACCTCTTGAGGGCCGTCCCTCATCACGGCGCCTGGAATGGGGCGCAGCCTGTGATCGCCGCCGGACGTACGCCACCGACGAAGAGCATCGAGCCCGAAGGCGCAGGTTCCTTCGACGTGACCTCCACTGACACGGAGAGCCTCACCGAGCGAGCGTTGCGACGCTGACGACCGCCGATCGCCGCGTCTGACGCGAAGGCTCGCAGCCGCCGGTCCACACACGGCACAATGGCGCCCACAGGGACTGATGGAGGGATGGCCATGACTACGGTCGAAAGCGGCACCGCGCTCACCTGCGGTCACGAGGGCTGCGGCTGCCAGGTTCGCATCGACGAGGTCTGCAACTGCTCCGGCGCAGGCGACAGCTACACCTGCATCTGCGGTGCCACTCTCGTGGAGAAAACCGACGCCTCCCCGATCTCGGGCGGCGCCGTGCTCACCTGCGGCCACGATGGCTGCGGCTGCGCTGTTCGCATCGAGGCGGGGTGCAACTGCTCTGGCGGAGGCGACAGCTACACCTGCATCTGCGGTGCGCCTCTGGTCGCGAAGGCCGCCTGAGGTTCCGGGGCTGGCGAGCGCCCCCTCCGGGATCCTCAGCGGACCACGACCTCCCCGAGCATGTGGGGATGGATGGTGCAGCGGTACGAGTGGGTGCCGGACCGGCTGAAGGAGCGGTCGAAGCCGCCCGAGCTCTGGTCGGGGCTGGCGAAATCGTCACCGGTGACGTTGTGCGGGTTCCTGCCGCCCCACTGCCACTCCACCGTCGCACCCTCCGGCACGGTCAGGACCTGGGGCGTGAAGCTGTTGTCCTCCACTCGCACGGTGGCGGTCGCGGCGGCGGTGGTCCGGGTTGTCGTCGGGGTGGCGAAGCCGCCAGGCGACCGATTGCCACACCCGACGGTCAGCGCCACCACGCCCAGACCCGTGACCGCCCACCGCAGGGTTGCCGCGTTCACAGCAGCCACGGACGGGGTCAGACGTCGCCGTACTTCGTCCAGCTGGCTCCGCCGTCGGTGGAGCGCCACACGTGGACACCCCACTGGAAGGCGAGCAGGTCACCGTTGGGAAGCCCGAGCGCGTAGTCGATCAGCGGCTGGTCCAGGACCCTGGTCCACGTGGCTCCCCCGTCCACCGAACGCCACACCCCGCGGTTGTGGTCGGACTCGGTGGCCACCATGCCGAAGAGCGCACCCACGGTGGACGTGAAGGACACCACGCTGTCGAAGCTGAGGGTGGTCTGGACCCGCTCCCAGGTCTGCCCTCCGTCGCGGCTGGTGGTCACGCCGCCATGCTCTGTGGTGGCGACCAGGCAGGTGGTGCACGCCGACCACTGCGCCACGGAGTTCATCGAGGTTGGGATCGTCGGTGTCGCCGGGACGCTCGGCGTCGCGTCGCTGGTGATGTCGAGGCCATCCTGGGTCGAGTAGAGAAGCGACGCCCCGCTGTCGTAGATGGCGGTGATCAGTGCGTTGGTGGACAGCGCCTGCTGCCAGTTCCGACCGCCGTCGGTGCTCCGGTAGATGCCCTGACCGTTGATCGAGGCCCACGTCACCCTGCCATCGGGTGAGGCGACGAGATTGGTGACCGATACCCCCGACGGTAGTCCCTGGACCGACATCCACGTCCTGCTGTCGCCGGAGCTCCTGACCTCGGCGGGCCCGCTCATCGACATCGAACCCGTGGCACCGCCGGGGGTGGACCCCGCCGTCGTCGAGGACGAGCTCATCGAACCCATGCCCTGCATCGAGCCCATGGATCCGCCGGTGGAGTTGCCGCCGGTGATCGAGCCGCTGCCCGCGGCGCCCTTCATCGACGACATCCTCATGAAGGAGCCGACGTATCCACTCGGGACCCTGACGAGGGCGGCCACCATGCTGTCACCGGCGGTGGTCACCGGCTGCCAGGTGTGGCCGCCATCCTCGCTCCGCCGCAGCCCGTAGTGCGTGGCGATGAGGATCTCGTTCGGGCTCGCGCCCAGGACCGCGCCGTGCACATGGTTGGCGACCGCGTCTCCCGTCGCCACCGCGTGGGGGCTCGACCCTGTCGCCGGTGGCGATGAGCTTCCGCCACAGGCACAGGCGAGCAGCGAGCCGAGCCCGACCGCCACCATCCCGCCTCGGGATCGCGATACGCCTCCCATCATCACGAGACCCCCCCTGACCACCGATCGCACAGCCGGTACGCGGAGATGATGATGGATCCGCCCGCCCCTCTGCCAAATCTGTTATGGCGCAACCGAAAATGGCATCAGAGGCGGCTGGGCTGTGCGCTAGCCGGCGCTCAGGAGGGACTCCTCCAGCTCGCCGCTCTTCACATGCCTGACGAAGGTGCGGAACTGGTCCACGCTGATCTGGATCTGCTGACCGAAGTCATCGGTCATGACCACGCGCCGGTCCTCGGGCGCGTCCGGTGCAAGGAAGAGCTCCGGGCAACCGCAGTGGCAATGGCAGCAGAACTTCATCACCGGAACCCGACGCGCATCGCCGTCCATGTGCCGCACCTCCTACCGAGACTGTCATGAACCGTCATCGCTGTCGCATGGTACTGAAGGCCGGCCGATCCGTCCACAGGTGCAGCGCTTCGTGCGTCCCGGCGATCCTGGGTGGGTGACGGGCGTGGACCAAGCAGGGTGGGAGGGCGGCCGGCATCGGTGCCGGCCGCCCGCCCTCGCCGGGCTGGGCTACTTCCTCTTGGCGCAGGTGCAGTCGGGGCTGCACTTGTCCTCGGCCGTGCACGCGCAGTTGGGGCCGCACTTGCAGCCGGCGCTGCACCCGCAGCCGTCAGCCATCTTGATCCTCATCGGTCCACCTCGTCTTCGCCACTGATCATCGGGCCCGAGCGGTCCGGGCCGACGCCGGGTACCATACCCCCTCGGGGCATATGGCGTCAATGGGGCCCCCCGCGAAAGTGGCAACGGCTGCGAAAACGGCAACGGCCCGCACGACGGATGCAGATGCCGTCCGTGGCCGTCCGTGGCCGTCGCGGCGTCGTGAGGCGCTGACCCGTTTGCCGTGGTCGCACGTCTCGCAACAACCGAACTCGACGCCTCCCGCACCACACGCTATCCTCTGCGCGATGCGCGGCCATGCACGCCACCGCTGGACGGCAGCCGGGGCCGCCCTGCTTCCGTTGCTGGGCGTGTGGCTGGGCCACACCGCGGAGTACGTGCGGGTACACGGCCCGGCCGGTCTGCGCGAGGAGCTCGCCGGCACGGTCCACGGCTACATGCTCCCCGCCGGCATCCTGCTGGCGCTCCTGGCCGCCGCCGCCGGAGTGCGTTGCGCGCAGGTCTGGCAGGAGCTCGGCCGGCGGCTGCACATCGCGCGCGACACCCTCGCCCACGCGTGGAGGGGCGCGAGCGGCCCGGTGCCGGTGACGCCGCACCCGCTGCCCCGGAGCGGGCCGCTGCGCCTCTCCTCGGTGCTGCTCCGGCTGGCGCCGCTCCAGCTGGCGCTCTACGTGCTCCAGGAGAACCTCGAGGCCTGTCGCGCCGGCCTCGCCGCGCCCGGGCTGGGCGCGATCGGCGGCGCTCACCGGGCGGCGCCGCTGGTCCACCTCCTGGTGTCGGCCTGCCTCACCGCCGTCGTCGTGCTCCTCCAGCGGGTGCTGTGCCGGCGAGGCCGCGCCGTGCTCGCCTGCCAGCGCCTCGCCGGGGTGCTCCTCGCCGCCCTGCATCGCTCCGCGGCGGCGCCGCCGCCGCGGCCGATCTGGATCGCCTCCCCGCGTGACCGGTGGACCCTCCACCTCCTCCGCCGGCCCCCACCGGCCGCCCAGCCCGCCTCCTGACGTCCCGAGCGGGCCGTTCACAGCCCGCCGCCGCCCCCAGTCGCGGCGCAACCGTCAACAGGTAGCAGGTGGTCATGGTCTCCAGTGGTTTCCGCGTACGTCCCCGGTCCCGCTCAGCCGAGGTGGTGGTGGTGCACGCCCGCGTTCGCGAGGTCGTCCATGACCGCGAACATGTACACCATTCCCGACGCCATGAGGATGCGGCCTCCCCGGGTGACCGCATCCCACCACCGCCGGATCGCGCCACCGGAGGCCTCCTGGGCCAGGCGGCACCCATCCACGAGCACGTTGACCATGAAGTACGCGATCAGGATGGTGGTCAGGGTGACCACGGAGAGGCCGGGCAGGGCGAACATGTAGACCATGGCGCCGTTGGCGACCGCGTGGTGCAGCTTCGCGAGCATCTCCCGGCTGTGCTCCGACCTGCGGCTGCGTGCGGCGCCCATCAGGAAGTAGGCGGTGGCGGCGGCGAACACCGCCTGCCAGAGCCCTCGGATGAGAGCGCCTCCCATGAACGGCCCGAACATGAACACCATCCCCGCCGCCATCAGGGTGTGGGAGGCATGCTGCTCACGATGCGCCGACCCGGCGACGTGCCGGGTCAGGCAGCGGGTCGCGCAGTACAGACCGATGAGGGTGAAGGCGAGGAGGAAGAACCACCAGACGCCAGCAGGTCCCTCTCGGTGCGCCATCATCGAGACGGTCCCCCCGAGCGGTGTGCAGTCGGTCCACAGGGTACCGCCTCTGCGTCAATCGTGCACCCCGATGCGAAAGTGGCAACGCTGGCCAATTCGGTGCAGTCCGCGGGGTGTGCTTGCGTCCCACCCCGGGTGGGGTGGACCGGTCTCCACGACACCGACCGATCGCCGCAGGTGTTTCAATGAGCGCCGCCCCCGGCACCGCTGAACCCGCGGCGGCCCTGCGCCACCTGGACCTCGACATCACCGGGATGACCTGCGGCTCCTGCGCCGCTCGCATCGAGCGCGTGCTCGGCCGCATCTCCGGCGTCGCCGGGGTCAGGGTGAACTACGCCACCGGCCGGGCCGATGTCGATCACGACCCCGAGCTGGTCGACGTGCACGCCGTTGTCGCCGCCGTTCAGCGGGCGGGCTATGCGGCTCGTGACCGCGACCCCGCCGCGGCCGCTCCCGCCACCCCCGAGGCAGACCATCGGGGGGAGGACGGGCTGCGCCGCAGGCTGCTCGTCGCATGGCCGCTGACCGTCGCCGCGGTGGTGCTCAGCATGGGCTGGCCGCACCAGGGCTGGGCGCGTGCGACCGTCGCCGTGCTGGTCACCCCGGTCGAGTTCTGGGCCGGCCTGCCCTTCCTCCGCGGCGCGGTCGAGCGCGCCCGGCGCGGGGGCACCAGCATGGACACCCTGGTCGCCCTGGGCACCCTCACCGCGTTCGGCTACAGCACCTACGAGCTGCTCACCGCCGGCGGCGGCCACGTGCACAGGGTGGGCGGGCACCTCGGCCTCGGCGGCCACCTCCACTACGACATGGCCGCGCTGATCATCTCCTTCCTGCTGCTCGGCCGGTGGATCGAGTCGCGAGCGCGGCGCCGGGCCACGGCCGCGATCGGCGGCATCCTCTCGCTGACCCCGGGCGAAGCCCTGCTGGTGGTGGGGGGAGGCGCGGAGGTGGAGGAGCGGCGAGTGCCCGTGGGCACGCTGCGGGCCGGCGATGTGGTGCGGGTGCGCCCCGGAGACCGCATCCCCGCCGATGGGCGGGTGCTCGAGGGTGCCAGCGCGGTCGACGAGTCGATGCTCACCGGCGAGCCTGTCCCCGTCGACAAGCGGGCGGGTGACGCCGTGACCGGGGGCACCCTCGCGGAGCATGGCGCCCTGCTCGTCCAGCTCACCGCGGTCGGCGCCGATACCGCGCTCGCCGGGATCGCCCGGCTCGTCGAGGAGGCGCAGGCACACAGGGCGCCGGTGCAGCGACTCGCCGACCGCGTCGCGGGCGTCTTCGTGCCGGTGATCATCGGCCTCAGCCTGCTCACCGCGACCGCCTGGCTGGTGCTGCGTCACGATCCGGCGCAGGCCACGCTCGCCGCCACCGCGGTGATGATCGTCGCCTGCCCCTGCGCGCTCGGGCTGGCCACCCCGGTCGCCCTGATGGTGGGCACCGGGCGGGCGGCGGCGTGCGGCATCCTCATCCGCAGCGGCGAGGTGCTGGAGCGCTGCGGCCGCATCGACACCGTGGTATTCGACAAGACCGGCACCCTCACCACCGGTCGCATGAGCGTCCATGAGGTGATCGCGGTCGACGGCGATTCCGCCGGGCTGCTGCGCCTCGCCGCCGCGGTGGAGCGCGCCTCCGAGCATCCCGTCGGCGCCGCCCTGGTGCAGGCCGCCCGCGATCGCCGGCTGGACGTGCCCTTCGCGCTCGACTTCGCCGCCTGCGCCGGTCTCGGGGTTCGGGCGCGGGTGGAGGGTCGCGAGGTGATGGTGGGGCGTTGCCAGCTGTTCACGCAGTCGGGCATCGACCTTCCGGCCGCCGTCCACGTCGCCCTCGCCCGGGTCGATTCCGAGGGATGGACGGGGGTGGTGGTGGCCGCGGACGGCCGCGTGCTCGGGGTGATTGCCGTCGGCGACACGCTCCGTCCCGAGGCGGCGGCCGCGCTCGCCGAGCTGCGCGAGCTCGGGATCGAGGTGGGGATGCTCACCGGCGACGCGGCCGGTCCCGCCGCCTCGGTCGGCGGGCGGCTGGGCATCGACCGGCTGCGGGTGCTGAGCGGCCTGCTGCCGGGCGCGAAGGCCGCCGAGGTGACGCGCCTGGGCACGGTGGGGCGCCGGCACGTCGCGATGGTCGGCGACGGGGTGAACGATGCTCCCTCGCTCGCCGCCGCCGACCTCGGCGTCGCCATCGGCGGCGGCTCGGACGCCGCCGTCGACAGTGCCGGGATCACCCTCCTCTCCGCCGATCTGCGCGGAGTGCCGGCGGCGCTGCGGGTCGCCCGCGCCACCCACGCGGTGATCGTGCAGAACCTCGGCTGGGCCTTCGGCTACAACACCGTGGCCATCCCGCTGGCGGCCTCCGGCCTGCTCGACCCGGTGGTCGCGGGCGCGGCGATGGGCTTCTCGAGCGTCGCCGTCGTCGCCAACTCGCTGCGGCTGCTGCGTGTCGACCGCTCCCGCGGCATGCGCCGCCGGGCTCGCCTCAGCGGCCTCGCACGCCGCCGCGCGGTGTTGCTCGCATGGGTGGCTCCCGCGCTGCTGCTGGGCACCGTGGTCGGCGCCGTGCAGGTGCTGTCCCCGGGGCGCGAGCAGCAGCTGCTCACTCCCGCCTCGTCATCCCCCGTCGTCTCCACCGCCATCCCGGCGGGCGGGAGGCTGGCCAGCTACCTCGACCCCGCCACCGCGGGGTGGAACCAGCTGCACCTCACCTTCTTCACCAACGCCGGCGACGAGCTGGGCATCGCCAGCGTGAGCCTGGTGGCGCTCGGCGCCGACGGACGGCGGCTGCCGCTGCAGGCGCGACGGTTCGGCGACGGCCACTTCGTCTCGGACGCCCAGCTCAGTGCGGGTGTGTGGCGCATCCAGGTCGACGCCACCACCGCGGACGCACGCCGCCTCTCGCTGGAGACCCGTCAGACCGTCGCCCCGAACGATCAGACCCCATCCAGGAGGTAGGACACGTGATCACCGTGACTCTGCGAGTCGACGGAATGACCTGTGACGGCTGCGAGCAGAGCGTGCGCCGGGCCGTCGAGCAGGTGCCCGGGGTGACCGAGGCCACCGCCGATCACCAGGCCGGCATCGTCGCCGTGCGCATGCTCGAGAGCTCCGACATCGTCGCGGTGCGCGGCGCCATCCTCGACGCGGGCTTCACCACCGGCACAGGGCACGCGTCGGACGTCTAGGTCCCTCCTCCGCCGACGACGTGGAGGCCGTCGCCAGAGGGTGTGGCCGAGCCAGCCCTCCAGGACGTCGGGAGAGCCCGTCGAACGGGCCCTCCCCGGGGAGATCACGAGGTGCACGCTCGCACCGCGGGCGAGCGAGACCCGTTCCTGACTACGCGGTGGCCGTGCGCCGGCCGAGGGCGGCGACGAATACGGCCACGAGACCGACGACCAGGGCGATGACGGCCACGACGAGGGCGTGGGTCGCGCTGTCGTCGGCACTGCTGGTTCCCTGCTTCGCCGATGCCTGGACGGCGTCGATGCGTGGGGTCTGCTTGTCCACCCGGGTCGCGAGCTCGGCGGAGGAGGGCACCTTGTTGGGCCACTGCGCCGCGGTGCTGTCCTGCACCGTGTTGAAGGTCTTGTCGCTCGCGGTCACCGTCTCATCGACCGGCGTGCCCTTGACCGCTCCCTTGAGGTGGAAGGTGTAGTTGCCCGGCGCGGTGGGGATGAAGTGCATCTCGTACTCGCCGGGGATGCCCAGCCCGGTGTCGGGATCGGAGGTGGGGATCAGGGGCATGGGGCCCATCTTCTGAGCACCCAGGCTGACGTCGACGGTGAGGTCCTTGTCGGTGATGTCGGTGACCGGGCTGTCGCCCTGCTTGACGATCACCTGGACGGCATTGTCGGAGCCGACGTACGCGGGCTCGTGCACCCATCCCAGGGCGACCGTCAAGGGGCCGAAGGGGTGCACATCGTGGGCGGCGGCGGGGTGGACGATCGCCAGGCTCATCGTCGCCGCGGCGGCGACGGCGACGATCCGGATCGTGGACAGCGTTCGCATCGGAGACTCCCTCTCTGGTGTCTGGTGCGCGCCAGGGTGACGCGCGAGCATTCGCCATTCCTCGGGCCGGGGCCGACCCTCCGCCCCTCGCGTCGAATGCGAGGCCACGGCGGCAGACCTCCGGTTCCCGAGGTGCACGGGAACGGCGGGTTGGATCCCCGCGCCGCTCCGCGTCAGGGAGGGGGTCAGGCGGGTGGCGGCCGGCTCCAGAGTTGAGCGCCGAAGCGCTGCAGTGGGGTTGGGCTCCATGAGACCGACGCGCGCCGGGGTGTGGGGACACACCGACACGCCCGGCGGAGCGCGGCGACGAGGCGTTCGCAGTGGTGCAGCCGCGAGGCGCGGTCGTGGATCTGCCGGCTGATGACCGCCACCACGGCGGCGAGCAGCAGGGCCACCCCGCCATGGACGAGCGGTGCCGCCCAGTGCACTCCCGCGACCGCGCCCAGGCCGGATGCACGCCCGGTGGTGAGCACCGCCTCGAGGTTCTCCTGCAGGAGGTAGAGGCCGATCTGCCCGAGCGCGAGGGGCGGCCACAGGAGCAGGATCGAGATGGTCTCGGTGGAGCATGGCGGGGGCTCGTGGACGAGCGTGGAGGTCCGCCCCCTCAGCGCCCTCACCAGCAGCGAGTGGGCGACCTCGAGGCGGCGTCCCAGCCCCCTCCAGAGCCGCCACGCCCGCACCCCCAGATGCGCGGCGATCAGGGTCAGGAGAGCGCCGAGCGGCAGCATGTAGAGGTGCGTCCCGCCGAGCACCGTGGCGCGCAGCCCGAGGCCCCCCCCAAGTCGCAGGTACTCGAGGCAGTGGCCGAGCCACACTCCGAGGAAGGTCAGCAGGACTGCGCCCGCGCCCACCAGATGCCGCTGCCCCCGTCCCCTCATGGGCGGGAGGATAGCGCAGTGATGACACGTCGGTCGTGACCGATCTCGGTGTACTCGCGAGCAGTCAGGATCATCACGACAGGCGGTCACTCCGGGGCGGCGCCGTGAGCATCTCGGTCTGCTGCAGGTCGCGGCCGACCTTGCGAAAGCAGCAGCACTGGTGCCACTTTCGTCAGCGAATCCGGCAATCGCACCGGGGTGGCGGACCCACTCTGGTCAGCGTATTCTGTCCGGATGGTTCGTGGGCGGCAACGACGGCTGTTCGCGCCCACCCTGGTGCTGGTGGCACTGGTCGGCACCTGGTTGGCGCACACCCTCGAATACCTGCATGTGGCCGGCGGTGCGGGGTTGCGCGCGGAGCTGTTCGGCTCCGTCCACGCGTACATGCTGCCGGTGGGCGCGCTGCTGCTGGGCCTCTCGGCGGCCGGCGGTGTGGGCTGGTGGCGGGCCTGGCAGGCCATGGGTCGCCGGCTGGAGGCCGTTCACTCCGCACTCGCCGCCACCTTCCGCGGCCACCGCACCGTCGCACCGCCAACGATCACCGCGACCCCGTCGGGTGCGGCGCGCCTGGGCTCCCTGGTGATGCTGCTCGTCGCGCTGCAGCTGGGCCTCTACCTCGTCCAGGAGAACCTGGAGGCGGGGATCTCGGGCGCGCCGATGCCCGGGCTGAGCGCCGTGCTCGGCGCGCACGCCGCCGCCCCGCTCGTGCACCTCGCCGTCGCGACCCTGCTCGCCAATCTCATGGCGATCGCGAACCGGACGCTCCGGCGTCGCGGCGAGCGCATCAGCGGGGTCGCCCGGCTGCTGGTCGTCCTCCTCGCCATCCTCGCTCCCACGCCTCCGCCGCCGGCTCCGGCCGCGGCGTGGCGGCCATCCGCCCTCGACCGCCTCGGGCGCCACCTCTGGAGCCGCCCGCCCCCGACCGCTCTCCCCGCTCGCTGATCCCGGCCGGCGCGGCACACCCGCGCGGCCACAACGAGACAGGAGGAGAACCGTGCTCGCAAGCACCGTACGTCCGCATGGATGGCCCGTCATGGAGAGCCGCCCGGAGAAGCAGGTGCGGCTGGAGGCCGAGCTCACCGCCATCGACGAGAACATCGTCGACCACCCCAGCACGCTGCGGCTCGCGGAGCTGCTGGCCACGCGAAAGCGCGTGTACGAGGAGCTTCATCCCGGCAGCCGCCACGGCGGGGCCCCCGGGCGCGCAGGGGGTGGCAAGGCACTCCGCAGGGAGGCGGGGCTCCCGCTGGTTCGCTCTCACGCCGCAGACGCCGCCGCCTGCACCGGGCTCGCGGACCGCAGCGTGCGGCAGCTGGTGCAGATCGCCGAGGACATCCCCGCGCCGCTGCGCGATCTCATCCGCGACACACCGCTGGCTTCGCGTCAGCGATGGCTCCTGGGGATCGCCCGTCTCTGGCGCGACCCCGAGGAGCAGCGCCGCCGGATCAGCGCGGCGCTGCCTCCGAGCCACCCCGAGGGTTGTCGCTGAGCCGGAGAGCCGGGACGGCCGCCCGCCGGCGGGTGGCCGTCCTTGCGGCGGCACCAGCGGTGGTCAGCCGGCGGTCCTGCCCGGCAGCGACGGAATCGTCCGTGGCTGGAAGACGAACGTGCAGTCCGACTGGCCGAGCACGTGCACGTTGGCCCACCCGACGGACGTCGCAGGGAGCGACGCCGGTAGGGTGAAGAATCCGTTCATACAGATCGCTCCCACGGTGTTCGCGAGAAAGCCGCGTCCGGCGACCTCCCTGGCGCCGCCACAACCGGCGCCTCGCAGCGCAACCGTTCCGGGACTGGCACCGGGCAGCGGTCCCAGGCCCAGCAGCAGCCTCCCCTCCATCGGGATGTCGGCCTGCGGGATCGGGTTGTTGGGGTCGGCGCGCAGCGGCTGAAGCACCGAACCGTCGTTGAAGCGCATGACGCATTGATCACACGTGAACCGCGCCGAGTCCGCCCTGAGGGCACCGTTCCCCGGGTCGATCCAGAACTGCACACTGGCATGTTCGATGGCGCCGATCTCCGGCCCCGTCTGACTGTTGTTCACGACGCCGGTGACCGGATCGATCTGGGTGGCGCCGAAGGGTCCGGAGAAGCTGAATGTCACCACGCCCCTGGTGGGATCCAGGTTCTCGAAGCTGCCCACGACATGGAATTTGAGGACGAGCTTGCGAAGCGCATCGTCGGGGGTGGGAAGGATCGCAGCGTGCACGGGCGCGGTCGCCCCTCGTTGGGAGACGACACTGCCGGTCAACCCCGCCGCCATGGCGAGGGCTGCGGCGGAGAACCAGAATTTCTTCACGAATGTACCCCGGAGGCACGGCAGAGGCCGTCACGGAACGCCGCCTCCGTGACAGTGACGACGGCACCCGCGCAGGTGGACCGTCGCCCTGGCCGACCCGCCCGGTCCGTCGCCCCGGCAACATACCATGAGCAATCACACATATAGTGATACCAAACCGGAATGGCGTGATCAGCGGGTCGCATGACATCCGCACACCCTGCGAGACCGGTGAGGGGCGGGAGCGACCGGGAGCTGCGAGGCCAGACGCGCCTCGACCCTCAGGCGGCTTCGATCCGGCAGATCGGCACGTCCTGGGCGACCGTGTCGCCGACCCTGGCGGCCAGCTCACGGACCACGCCGTCGATGTGGGCGTGCACGCCGTTCTCCATCTTCATGGCCTCCACGACGGCGACGAGGTCGCCGGCCGTGACCCGCTGCCCCTCCTCCACCGCCAGGCGGACGACCGTGCCCTGCATCGGGGCACGGACGACGTCGCTCCGCGCCGGCTGGTCGTGGCCCCGCAGGGACCGGTCGGCGATGCCCGCCGCGACCGAGGCGGCGGCCGTCCCCCGGAGCAGGGCGAGACCCGGCAGCCGAACCCTGAGCGCCCGGGTGCCGATGCGGACCGCGACGGTGTCCGGAGGAGGATCCGGGACGGCGCCGGGTGGGGTGGCGCTGACGCCACCGGTGAGGTGGTGCTCCTCGATCCACCGCGTGTGGATGGCGAAGCCGCGGCCGTCGCCGACGAAGTCCGGGTGCTCGACCACCGAACGGTGGAAGGGGACGACCGTGGGCAGGCCCTCGATCCGGAGCTCGGCGAGGGCGCGACGGGCCCGGGCCAGCGCGTGGGTGCGGTCCCGGCCGGTGACGATGAGCTTGGCCAGGAGCGAGTCGAACCGGCCGCCGACGACGCTGCCGGCCGCGACGCCGCTGTCGATGCGGACGCCGGGTCCGCCGGGGAGCTCGAGGGCGGTGATGGTGCCCGGCACCGGCAGGAAGTTCCGGGCGGGGTCCTCGCTGTTCAGCCGGAACTCGAAGGCGTGGCCGCGACTGACGGGCTCGGCGGGCAGCTGCAGTGGCTCGCCCGCGGCGATGCGCAACTGCTCGGCCACGAGGTCGAGCCCGGTGGTCTCCTCGGTGACAGGGTGCTCGACCTGGAGCCGGGCGTTCACCTCGAGGAAGGACACGGTGCCGTCCTCCGCGACCAGGTACTCCACCGTGCCCGCGCTCTGGTAGCCGACCTCCCGGCAGATGGCGACGGCGGACTCGTGGATCGCCTGCCGCTGGCCGTCCGTCAGGAACGGGGCCGGCGCCTCCTCGACCAGCTTCTGGTGGCGGCGCTGCAGCGAGCAGTCGCGGGTGCCGACGACGACCACCGTGCCGTGCGTGTCCGCCAGCACCTGCGCCTCGACGTGCCGGGCCC
Above is a genomic segment from Candidatus Dormiibacterota bacterium containing:
- a CDS encoding metallothionein; translation: MSGGAVLTCGHDGCGCAVRIEAGCNCSGGGDSYTCICGAPLVAKAA
- a CDS encoding amidase; the encoded protein is MNAATLRWAVTGLGVVALTVGCGNRSPGGFATPTTTRTTAAATATVRVEDNSFTPQVLTVPEGATVEWQWGGRNPHNVTGDDFASPDQSSGGFDRSFSRSGTHSYRCTIHPHMLGEVVVR
- a CDS encoding sialidase family protein, which gives rise to MTWASINGQGIYRSTDGGRNWQQALSTNALITAIYDSGASLLYSTQDGLDITSDATPSVPATPTIPTSMNSVAQWSACTTCLVATTEHGGVTTSRDGGQTWERVQTTLSFDSVVSFTSTVGALFGMVATESDHNRGVWRSVDGGATWTRVLDQPLIDYALGLPNGDLLAFQWGVHVWRSTDGGASWTKYGDV
- a CDS encoding DUF5134 domain-containing protein; translation: MAHREGPAGVWWFFLLAFTLIGLYCATRCLTRHVAGSAHREQHASHTLMAAGMVFMFGPFMGGALIRGLWQAVFAAATAYFLMGAARSRRSEHSREMLAKLHHAVANGAMVYMFALPGLSVVTLTTILIAYFMVNVLVDGCRLAQEASGGAIRRWWDAVTRGGRILMASGMVYMFAVMDDLANAGVHHHHLG
- a CDS encoding heavy metal translocating P-type ATPase, with the translated sequence MSAAPGTAEPAAALRHLDLDITGMTCGSCAARIERVLGRISGVAGVRVNYATGRADVDHDPELVDVHAVVAAVQRAGYAARDRDPAAAAPATPEADHRGEDGLRRRLLVAWPLTVAAVVLSMGWPHQGWARATVAVLVTPVEFWAGLPFLRGAVERARRGGTSMDTLVALGTLTAFGYSTYELLTAGGGHVHRVGGHLGLGGHLHYDMAALIISFLLLGRWIESRARRRATAAIGGILSLTPGEALLVVGGGAEVEERRVPVGTLRAGDVVRVRPGDRIPADGRVLEGASAVDESMLTGEPVPVDKRAGDAVTGGTLAEHGALLVQLTAVGADTALAGIARLVEEAQAHRAPVQRLADRVAGVFVPVIIGLSLLTATAWLVLRHDPAQATLAATAVMIVACPCALGLATPVALMVGTGRAAACGILIRSGEVLERCGRIDTVVFDKTGTLTTGRMSVHEVIAVDGDSAGLLRLAAAVERASEHPVGAALVQAARDRRLDVPFALDFAACAGLGVRARVEGREVMVGRCQLFTQSGIDLPAAVHVALARVDSEGWTGVVVAADGRVLGVIAVGDTLRPEAAAALAELRELGIEVGMLTGDAAGPAASVGGRLGIDRLRVLSGLLPGAKAAEVTRLGTVGRRHVAMVGDGVNDAPSLAAADLGVAIGGGSDAAVDSAGITLLSADLRGVPAALRVARATHAVIVQNLGWAFGYNTVAIPLAASGLLDPVVAGAAMGFSSVAVVANSLRLLRVDRSRGMRRRARLSGLARRRAVLLAWVAPALLLGTVVGAVQVLSPGREQQLLTPASSSPVVSTAIPAGGRLASYLDPATAGWNQLHLTFFTNAGDELGIASVSLVALGADGRRLPLQARRFGDGHFVSDAQLSAGVWRIQVDATTADARRLSLETRQTVAPNDQTPSRR
- a CDS encoding cation transporter — protein: MITVTLRVDGMTCDGCEQSVRRAVEQVPGVTEATADHQAGIVAVRMLESSDIVAVRGAILDAGFTTGTGHASDV
- a CDS encoding biotin carboxylase N-terminal domain-containing protein produces the protein MTTRAVTAVLVANRGEIAVRVVRACRDAGLRSIACYADPDEGAPHTRLADEAHRLAGDAPAETYLNRTALLGVARESGADAVHPGYGFLAEDASFAEAVIGAGLTWIGPPPPAMRALGDKVSARAVARRVGAPMVAGTDRPISDVGEVEEFAERHGFPLAIKAAFGGGGRGIKIVHRAEDIGELFASAGREATAAFGRGECFVERYLPRARHVEAQVLADTHGTVVVVGTRDCSLQRRHQKLVEEAPAPFLTDGQRQAIHESAVAICREVGYQSAGTVEYLVAEDGTVSFLEVNARLQVEHPVTEETTGLDLVAEQLRIAAGEPLQLPAEPVSRGHAFEFRLNSEDPARNFLPVPGTITALELPGGPGVRIDSGVAAGSVVGGRFDSLLAKLIVTGRDRTHALARARRALAELRIEGLPTVVPFHRSVVEHPDFVGDGRGFAIHTRWIEEHHLTGGVSATPPGAVPDPPPDTVAVRIGTRALRVRLPGLALLRGTAAASVAAGIADRSLRGHDQPARSDVVRAPMQGTVVRLAVEEGQRVTAGDLVAVVEAMKMENGVHAHIDGVVRELAARVGDTVAQDVPICRIEAA